From a single Bacteroidetes Order II. bacterium genomic region:
- a CDS encoding TonB-dependent receptor, with protein MKRLLVLVLALLPSFVLAQTTGKIAGRVVDTATGVGIPGANIVVLGTPRGASSDLDGNYFVLNVEPGVYTLIASFVGYETKRVEGVRVGVDRTATVNFSMAEDNALTQEVVIQANKNLVEVDRTSSSAKIGGEQIAALPVDSFLETIGLQAGVTKGAGGELHIRGGRSSEVKYYVDGVAVSNPFNNSMASPVENSAVQEVEVISGTFNAEYGQANSGIVNVVTKSGSEKFTGSFNLSGGGYFSGREGIFPDIGAASPLGQKRFEGSISGPTGIKNLTFFLNTGWTDYDNYLGGRRVFMPSDSSNFSGRPDTWRIQATGDSAYVPMNPTNGLTNLLKLTYQLSRDIKLSYSASRNWYKSQSYSHFYRLNPEARPTLRSLSYNHLLVWNQVLNARTFFNVRLTYYTTDLSQYVYEDPQDERYRYIYGRGIQPGNVFNTGGVDRSHIRRDSDTYAARFDITRQIGQSHLVKAGVEYRYNRLFSDEFQLLVDPRQFGTFEPQIPDLSSTLHNQYTRHPIEAALFIQDKIEIKDLIVNVGLRYDYFDPNAKVPTDLKDPQNTLRPRPEAEAYREATIKMQVSPRLGFAFPITETGVIHASYGHFFQIPEYGRMYENPDFKVALGNFNTFMGNADLEPQRSTIYELGLQQQLGQNLAIDVTAYYRDVRNLIGAKLYRTYTGSDSYGRYENADFGSVRGLTASLQMVFPAFGIRGGINYTYQSARGNASDPRQAFYDAQGNNEAARSLIPLDWDLQHSLNGDLTWNQGGWSAGIIGEFKSGYPFTPTDVQRNPIVEQRNGARYQPEFRLDLRAGRDFKLGDLRAQIFIFADNLLDAYRPDRYPRLFQTEIEAHRANGLEVINTLKEFRTNPAVQPSPRMIRLGMMLDF; from the coding sequence ATGAAAAGATTGTTGGTGTTGGTGCTTGCCCTGTTGCCATCCTTTGTGTTGGCCCAAACCACCGGAAAAATTGCAGGACGAGTGGTGGATACCGCTACCGGAGTGGGCATTCCCGGTGCAAATATCGTGGTTTTGGGAACGCCGCGTGGTGCATCCTCCGATTTGGATGGGAACTACTTTGTCCTAAATGTAGAACCGGGCGTTTATACCCTTATTGCATCTTTTGTGGGTTACGAAACCAAGCGCGTGGAAGGCGTGCGGGTGGGTGTAGATAGAACTGCGACGGTCAATTTCTCGATGGCTGAAGACAATGCCCTGACCCAAGAGGTGGTCATTCAGGCCAATAAAAACTTGGTGGAAGTGGATAGAACCTCGTCCTCGGCCAAAATTGGGGGCGAGCAAATAGCGGCCTTGCCTGTGGATAGCTTCTTGGAAACCATCGGACTGCAAGCGGGCGTGACCAAAGGAGCTGGTGGCGAACTCCACATTCGGGGTGGCCGCTCTTCGGAAGTAAAGTATTATGTGGACGGAGTCGCGGTCTCGAACCCTTTTAACAACAGCATGGCCTCGCCCGTAGAAAACTCGGCGGTGCAAGAGGTGGAGGTCATCAGCGGAACCTTCAATGCGGAATACGGCCAAGCGAATTCGGGGATTGTGAACGTTGTGACCAAATCCGGTAGTGAGAAGTTTACGGGGTCGTTTAACCTGAGCGGCGGTGGGTACTTTTCCGGACGGGAAGGCATTTTCCCAGACATTGGCGCAGCAAGTCCGTTAGGCCAAAAACGCTTCGAGGGTTCTATTTCTGGTCCCACAGGCATTAAAAACCTGACATTCTTCCTGAATACAGGTTGGACGGACTACGATAACTACTTGGGCGGCCGTCGGGTCTTTATGCCGTCCGATTCTTCTAATTTCTCGGGAAGGCCGGATACTTGGCGCATCCAAGCAACCGGAGACTCTGCCTATGTCCCGATGAATCCAACCAATGGTCTGACGAATCTTCTGAAACTGACGTACCAACTCTCACGAGACATTAAACTTTCGTACTCGGCTTCTCGGAATTGGTACAAGAGCCAATCGTACAGCCATTTTTATCGGCTCAACCCCGAAGCGCGTCCTACGTTACGCAGCCTCAGCTATAACCACTTATTGGTGTGGAACCAAGTACTGAATGCCCGAACTTTCTTTAACGTCCGGTTAACCTATTACACCACAGACCTTAGCCAATATGTGTATGAAGACCCGCAAGACGAGCGTTATCGATATATTTATGGTCGGGGGATTCAGCCGGGCAACGTCTTCAATACGGGTGGCGTGGACCGAAGTCACATCCGACGAGACAGCGATACCTATGCGGCACGCTTCGACATCACACGACAAATTGGACAAAGTCATTTGGTGAAAGCCGGAGTTGAGTATCGGTACAACCGCCTCTTCAGCGACGAATTCCAGCTTTTGGTGGATCCACGCCAATTTGGTACGTTCGAGCCGCAAATTCCAGACCTTAGCTCTACCCTTCACAACCAATACACCCGCCATCCCATAGAGGCCGCACTCTTTATTCAGGATAAAATAGAGATTAAAGATTTAATTGTGAATGTGGGCCTACGCTATGACTATTTTGATCCGAATGCCAAGGTTCCGACCGATCTGAAAGATCCGCAAAACACTTTGCGTCCGCGCCCCGAAGCCGAGGCATACCGCGAGGCAACCATCAAAATGCAAGTTAGCCCACGTCTTGGATTCGCGTTCCCCATCACCGAAACGGGGGTAATTCATGCCAGCTATGGCCATTTCTTTCAAATTCCGGAATATGGCCGTATGTACGAAAACCCCGACTTTAAGGTGGCGTTGGGGAATTTTAATACCTTTATGGGCAATGCCGACTTGGAGCCGCAACGCTCCACAATCTACGAATTAGGACTTCAGCAACAACTGGGGCAAAACCTTGCGATAGATGTAACGGCTTATTATCGGGATGTACGTAACCTCATCGGAGCCAAACTCTACCGCACTTATACCGGATCGGACAGCTACGGGCGTTACGAAAACGCCGATTTTGGCTCCGTCCGCGGGCTTACCGCCTCGCTTCAGATGGTTTTTCCTGCGTTTGGTATCCGCGGTGGTATTAACTACACCTATCAATCGGCGCGAGGAAATGCCAGCGATCCTCGACAGGCATTCTATGATGCACAGGGCAATAACGAAGCTGCCCGATCGCTCATCCCCTTAGACTGGGACCTTCAACACAGCCTAAACGGAGACCTGACATGGAACCAAGGCGGTTGGTCTGCGGGTATCATCGGTGAATTTAAATCCGGATATCCCTTCACACCCACCGACGTCCAGCGGAATCCGATTGTGGAGCAGCGTAATGGCGCACGGTATCAGCCCGAATTTCGCTTAGACCTTCGTGCGGGTCGGGACTTTAAGCTGGGAGACTTGCGGGCACAAATCTTCATTTTTGCAGATAACTTACTCGATGCCTATCGGCCAGATCGTTACCCGCGCCTCTTTCAAACCGAAATAGAGGCGCATCGCGCAAATGGATTGGAAGTGATCAATACCCTCAAGGAGTTTCGGACGAATCCGGCAGTCCAGCCCTCGCCCCGCATGATTCGGCTTGGGATGATGCTTGACTTCTAA